The genomic stretch catcttgtaaaattgcatgtgacaacatattaattttctatgaccagattcgaaatttaactcatattaacctatttttcacttaaatccgaatttaataatgagaaattcatttttcgagcataacaagtccacaaattatgaaaatttataggttatctcaaaataatatatttgacaacatatccaaaaaccaagtgaaaattcgaagtatagctaattttagaccaaaaatgacatttttactcataaaatcacatttaaatgccattattgaaaattatgaacaataaaaatccgaaaaatttaccaaaatatcctaaaacattttaggaccagaaatattaacatgcatgtaataatttcgtgatatatcataataacactaattttacaagttttatttgttattcttataactcggaaaaacttttaaccaatttgcatgcaaacaaccgtggctcttgataccgattgaaagaaatgtagattcatatacatactaacatactcatatatgttaaaattaatttgtcataaaattaaatacggattttatgcatgcaaacaatataataaaaggaagaaatcatgttcttacaatgagtatttcggttttattgggcacaaaagaaatctccttttcttttgttcttgagctttccctatGGAAgcacaagatccaagtgtaggatctctccttaggaataatacccaaagcttaactcttaatctaattaatattatttgagctagtataatattaatctagtgaaaaattgaaccaaaaattgtttggtttttgctcctaaaaccgggtaggagaaggtattttggagtatattatctctctaatttatcattaaaatgtagagaggaaattatctttctaacactagaaattatgaatgtgaatgaatgaataatttttagaggagaaaaactctctaaatccTCTAgcaaaaccggtggggaggagctttttggggagccaatgcatgctcatatttgtcttcacaagatgagtagggttgcatggctactctagctttttcatcattatgttttctatttaaaatataaacataattttaccctaatactcctctaatatttcggcactttaagttaatatggatcccatattatttttgtcaattgtcaatatgtcacatgtcacatgtcacatatatttgttatgtaatttttaacatattaaaaatcaacgtattaataaaaatacgtcacacacaaaaatcgacttagtaatttcataattacttgtgccaaaatattttaccaatttataaatcacaacagattgtatttataataattcattcaattccgattgtttctttaaacaataatttcatccgagtaatgatacaattcgattactcagaccgtatctcatttaatcacatttcaatttgatacgtaaattttacttccaaaatcgtccgtcaatttttcaagtaatttaattaactcgtaacactatatgattaattaaatgatcaattaagagtattgccctataggtatgacctagggggtcaatcgatcaccaccgtcacacgacaacgaatgtcaaactctagtcagccaatcattaccgatatatgttgaccagttgacagtataaatacttcccaattgtattctttaaaatgagattcaataatgatatttaaatcatgtgatcgcactattgttgaggacacatttcccaacattaaCTTCCTGAGGTAACGTGATAGAATCTCCATACTGAGGACAAAAATATAGGGAGAGAGTGGGTCCCCTTGCCTAACACCACTCTGCCCTTTAAAGAAGCCATGAACTGCTCCATTAACTTTGATGGAAAACCAGGAGCCAGAGATACAACCCATGATCCAGTTAATGAAGATATGAGGAAACTTCAAAGCTTCAAGCATACTCCTAACAAAATCCTATTGAAGAGAATCAAAGGCTTTCTGAATATCAACCTTGATCAAACTCCTAGGGGTAGTATATTTCCGTGTATAGTTTCTAACTAAAGAatgagattattattattattattcttattattgttattgttattattgttattgttgttatttttattatttttattattgttattgttattgttgttgttgttgttgttgttgttgttgttgttgttgttgttgttgttgttgttgttgttgttgttgttgttgttgttgttgttgttgttgttgttattgttggtgttgttgttgttgttgttgttgttattattattattattattattattattattattttattttattttgcaagAAAGTTATACCCATCTATTCATCCACGAGGGGaaaaaataaatgagaaaaatctTACAAAAGCTAAACACCGTCAAAGAACCAACAAGGTAGCCTAAATcaactaagggggtgtttggttggcatcattggaatggattggaatggatttgatccattccaatgtttggttggagcattttggaatggagttagatacccaatggattctaactccattccaaccccttggaatcccatacccacctcCTTCCTATGGATTCAAACTCCATACCTTCATGTTTATTTTTTCAATGAACCAAACAAGTTTAGAAAGGTATGGAGTTGGAACCCCATACTTTTATGGTTTCTTATTCCAATCCATTCATTTCCTAAGCagcgaaccaaacgacccctaagttACTTGTTTACAAGCCAACTTCTAATATGAGGATTGTTACTAGCAGAGAGACGAATTTTTAAGACCCACTGTAACTCTGTGGCAAGAAGCTCAGGTTTCTTAGCACGCCCCAGGAAGATGAGGTTATTCCTTTCCTCCCAAAGAGTGAAAACCAGACCAGCTAAACAGCTAAAGACCAAAGCACATCTCCAGCTAAGCATCCCATGTTGAGGTAGCAGACGGTATAACCAATTCTTCAAGGCCAGAGCCGACCATGATCCAGTCAAGCCAAGCCAGTGCAACATCAGCCTACGAACAGCCTGAGAGAAAGGACAACGAAAGAACAGATGTCTGTGAGATTCTAAAGCCCCCTCACAAAGACAGCATCTATTAACCAAGTGATAGCCACGGGCACTAATCTTGTCAACAGTGGATAAAACCTGTTGAGCAGCTTGAATGAGGGAGATCTTATGCTTTGGAAGAATCTCAGGATATGACAGGACTCTAGCCCAACCAAGCTTACTGTGTTTTTGCCTAAGTTTGTCATACACCTTGCTGATTACAAAACGTCCCTTCAATACACTGGAATCAAGAACATCCTGGACAGCTACCTGATCCCCCACAAGCCCAAGCAAACTGTCCCTAACTTTGAGGATTGCTCGCCAACTTTCAGCATGATGAGGCTTACACTGAGCAGTCCAAATTGAGGCATCAAGCATATTATAGTCCTTTGTCAACTTATCCCAAATTCCATCTCTATTTTGGGAAAGCAACCAGAGCCACTTACAGATAAGGGCTTTGTTCCAACTCAAAAGCTCATTTATATTGAAACCACCCTCCTGCCAAGGGGAGCAAATGGAATGCCATCTTTGAAAAATCATCTTATGCTTACCAGGTTGAGTACCCCAGAAATAGTCCTTGCACAACTTGTTGATCAGGTTAACAACTACCTTAGGCAAAAGCAGATCAGAACACCAGTAATTTTCCAAGCCAAACAAAATAGAATTTATGAGCTGAAGCTTCTCTGCATAAGAAAGAAGATTACCAGTCCAGTGGTGGATAGAGGACTAAACCTTGTCAATCATAACATTGAACATCCCAGGAGCCAACCTGCCTGGATTCAGAGTAACACCCAAATAACGAAAGGGAAACTGCTCCTCAGAATAACCAGTGAGAACCCCAATCTGCTTTCTGACATCCTCTGCAACACCTCCATAGTAAATGCTGGTTTTAGCTATGGAGaccatattattattgttattattattattattactgttgttattattattattattattattattattattattattattattattattgttattattattgttattatatggttattgttattgttgttattgttattgttgttattattattgttgttcttattattgttattgttattattcttgttgttattcttgttgttattcttgttattattgttgttattcttgttcttgttattattattactattattattattattattattaaattttttttcttacaaactccactttgcatgaaagtcgtttaaaaagttatcttgtatatgtaattaaaatatgacatattgatgatgatagatattttggttttctttttaattatatttataaatttgtagatattagtagctatataatccaaattattagattttttatttactgcatataagaccttttagctactatctttatggttaaggaggagttagataaacaaattgaatgatttaaatgatgagagtaagttcttcatttatttttataatttaaatcatgatctctTGGTTTCCagacaaaaataaatattactaaaccttagaatgagttttaataaatttattaaagtagccttattattaacaatataaattacagaatttaattatgataatcatACATGACAAAAAACTAAATGTATTAAattgccttttaactatatattATAGATAGCACAAACTCTGCAATAAGCAGTATTGTATATTTGTGTTTACCGGCCAATATATATCAAAACAAATAAATTAGTTTAGATCTCGTGtactcacatatccatatatgtTAGAGTTAATGTGAGACTGTTATGTCATTAGTATCAGAAGTCTCTTTTTAATTGTCACTTTAGTAAATAATCGATTTGGAAGTTCAATTGGCATCATCATAGGTTAATTTGCTTGTAAACGAATATCCTCTTTACTTCACACCTTTCCTCGTTATACatgaattaatttttatgacaaGCTTTCTTCTAGACTATTGGTCATCTAAAACATGAGATATGAAATAAAAATAGCATGGAGTTATACGTATTCATCGGTGGGCATCCTTTCTCTTTTTATTATGAAGGAAATTAGATTTGGTGACGAATGAAAGTTTAGATTATATTTAGCTTGTTTTCGTGTAAAGTGCGTTTATATTTAAGCAAATGATGTTAAGTAAtaccatgataataagttaaTAACTCACAAAAGTCAGTGATGACGATATTCCTTAATAGAATAATAGTGTGATCCGTAATTATTACAGTATGTCGTTAGAAGAGGATATCGTTCCGGTTATTTGTTTATCTATTACGTATCTCGGTTAattatttatctttttattttaagaatgcgTTTGATATGCAATTTAATTGTTCAGATTTATAATTGGCTCCCTCCCCTTTACCTAGTTTTTGTACCAAAATTAAACGTAAATAAATGACCGAAATGACGGAATAAGACAAGAGAATAAACACTAAAGTAAGACAACCTTTGCTCCAATTTTCTTCGGTCAAATGTGCTTGATCATTATTATTTCCCACCAACAACGTACCATTTGAAAACTACTCCGTGACGCTTGCAGAATTGATCGATCTAAACAACCTTTATTTATTGATAACGATTTGCGTAATGCGTTTTATACCAATATTTGTATAAAcagaaaataaatgaaaatatcTAATTTGAGAGTTAGGAATTAGGATCCGCTTCTCAAGAGACCAGAAACATATTTAGGTGTTGTTTGGCTTTGTTTGTGTAAAATAAAGTTTCCTTCTTAAAAGGGTTTATTCACAAGTTACTTTTTGGAAAAATTTTGGTTGTTTGGCCATATTTTTGTAAAAGCGGTTTATATAAAATGTTTgtgtttggcctaactacttCCATACCACTTTTGTTTTGCTTTTTTGGTTGTTTATGTGAAAaatagaagtagaagtagaagtagaaatAGAAAATATCTACTTCTACTTTTGGGAGTGATTAATCAGTTTTTAACTTTTTAAAAGTAGTTTTAAAACTCCTAATGTAGGGTGTTTGACCAAGCTACTACTTTTTCAGTTACAAAAACACTTTTAAAGCTTGACTAAACAACAACGCCATTAGATTATGTAAACGTTTGACACAGAATTGTGTAAAACAAATCCAAATCATAAGAAATCATGCCCATATTATTACTATAGTAGACTAGTAGTGTAAGAACCAAATTTACAATATACTCGTATAAGACTGCTGCCTTATATAAGTATTTTGATTTAACAAAGAAAGAAGGAGATAAGCGATTGTTTAAAGTTTCTTCAAAAGGTTATATGTATTAGAATATATCTAACTTAACCGTACGTACATACAAAGTATATTAAAATTAGTTtaaattttcttaaaaaaaaattaaattaaagaatTAAAATATGTTGTGTGGAACATCCAATTTAATCTAACATATGGCTTCAAATAACCAGATTGGTAAGTAAAATGAACTATGTTTGTCAAGATTGTTACAAAGATTGTATCTTCGGACTAAGACCCTATTTTTTCTTCGGCTAAAGGAGCTGAACTAGAGTGAATATAGCTGAAGTAATAGTTAGTTTAGGAATAAATGAGTTGAACtgagctaaactaaactaaatgaagTTGAATTGAATAGAATGTACGGTGTATCCCTGCAAAATATACCGTGAAAATAGAAAACTACCCATTATCAGAAAAATactctaacttgaattatttattaaCCACATTGTACCCTATTATATCATTATACTAGGTAGCCCGCATTTCGCGTGACCTGTTTAAATATTTTATTCTTATAATTGTAGAAAAATAATACAATTGATATAGGGTATACACCATCTAATATTTGTTGTTATAAATAAAAAGCGATCAATGTTTTATAAATAAGCATACAATAATTATTTGAGAATATTAATTAAAAAAGaagtatttttttcttttttttttctcatgtaACTTAAGTAacgtttttacaaaaaaaaaaggaatgggTAGTTTGGTTGATGCAGCAGGAGCTATTAACCAGGCTAACAATCTTTTAGAGGATGGCCATGGACAAACCAAGAGCACCCTAATCTTGCCAGGGATACCAGACACAAATCAGGCCAACAACAAACTCAACAGCAACACTCAGGCAACAACAACTATTAGTCCAAGTTCATTAGGCCATAAAAGCAGCAATCAGGCTAGACACCAGCTGCCACCTTGGCTAGCTGAATTTTTGTTCAACTAATCACAAGTTAATCCTAAGGAGCCAAGTCAATTTCCTAAAACATTGCACAAAAAAATCAGACTGAAAAGCAAGTTGTAGGAAGGGTAAAATGGATAAAGTAGAATTGCCATTTTTGGCCAAATAAGGGAAAACTCTTAGCAAAAGGACTCTTGGCTTGTTCCAGCTTTCCTCAGATGGCACCTTGAGCCTTAGTTGTTGCCTGAACCAAGGCCATTTGACCTTCACATACCCAACGAAAGAAAACAGCAGTCAAAGTACAACCTGTCACTATCATGCCTGCAGctcttttgttcttatttcagtttGTCTTAAATCATTTTGTAACTGTTGTAAAATATTTCCACTACTCTTGTTTGCTTACTAAGattaatcctggcccttagatggagaTATCTAGGATTTTATTTGTACTGAGACTTCACaagaaggcctatataaggaccattcctcagtctgttttactcagactttgattaatgaaaaaccttgagatttctctcaaaaaaaTTTACAATTCTTCTAACTTTGCggagtcttagttataagtcagaCTTGATAATACCCTGTGCTTGTTTAGGTATTGATTAAGGATATGTGGTGTTACTTAGAACAtgtctgtgcttgcttgaactaTTTTAAGTGCATTGTCTGGTTAAGCTTGAATTgattctgtgcttgcttgaacaaTTCAGTCTTAATCACCCCAAAATATTAAGGTAACCCTCTGTGCTTGCTTAAGGgtaaatttgataattatatcctggTTTATAAGTCACAAAAAGAGTCCATCCATCCAACTGAGAAAAATGTCTGAAAACTCACCTGTGTAAGCCTGGTTTtctatttattaaaaatacttagaatGTGTGTAAAATTCTGAGATTTGGCACAGTTTAAGTTTATCATCTTAACTAAATTATCACCAATTTTCATAAATTTTCAAGTCCATTtaatatttttacaaaaatctCCAAGTTTATTGCATCCCTTGAGAATTGCTCTTTGTTTGTTTCACGGATTGATCAATTTGTGTCTGTCCCATAGCTTACACTGCAAATTCTGGTAATCAGAGCTTAGGTTATAATACAATCCTATCTTGTGTTAGTCCTGAGTGAGagaaaagtgagttcattttcccAGCCacatcaaaactacaaaaaacaacccaatgagtgaagagagacttgctggtattGAGACCAGAATAGAGAACTTAGCAGGAAATGTGGATACTTTGCTCAATGCTGTCCATACTGTCATGGAGAGATTTTCAAACCACGACCCAAGAAGGCAACCACCACCTTTCAGAGGAAGAAGAGGGCATCTCTGAATCAGATGACCCTAGGGGGAGAGGGATTGCAATGGGAGCAGGAAGGATGCAACCACATCATGATCCATATGAGGAAGACATCTCTGAATCAGATGACTCAAGAATGGAGGAAGGAATCTATGATGCCAGAGACAATGatgtaaaggtagaaattcctgatttccatggtagtttaaatcctgAGAATTTGTTAGACTGACTTAGATCTGTTGAGATtgtctttgagtttaaaagttatgatgacaaaaaagcttttaaagttgccaTCTTAAAACTCAAGAGatatgcatctctttggtatgagAGTATGAAACATCAAAGGATTAGAGATGGTAATTAAGGAACTAGTCAGGTCTTGGTTTAAGttgaaaaagaaattaaaagagaAATTCATAGCCAAAGACTATACTCAGGATATCTTTATTAAACTAACTCAGTTGAGACAAGAACAGTTATCTGTTGAGGCCTACTTTAGGAACTTTGAATATTTAACCCTGCAATGTGAGGTTATTGAGAAACCTGagcaaaagattgctaggtttattgagggtttggatcctaagatagctaGCAGAGTAAGGATGCAACAGGTTTGGTCatttgatgaggcagtcaacctAGCCTTAAGAGTTGAGAAAAGTAAAACCCGTAACACCCAGATTTCCCACCAGAACAGCATTTAAACCTTATACTGGTGTTAAGATCACTGAGACACCTAAACCAGCTACCCAACCCACATCAGACAAAGGGAAGGCACTCATGTATCCTAAAACCATCCCACCTCTGTCCAGGGATAAGATCAAGTGCTTTCAATGCCAAGGTTTTGGCCATTTTAAGAAGGATTGTCCTTCTAACAGGGTTCTCACAGCTATAGAGATTGAAGAGTGGGAAAGGGAAGGTCTAGTTGAGTATAAAGAGGATGAAACACTGGTCCTAGAAGAAGTGGAAGGTTAGGAGGGAACCGATCAAGGACAAGTTGTACCCCACCCTGACACAGGGCACAGTTTGGTCCTATGGAGGGTTATGCACTCCCAACCAGCTCCTCTAGAAGCTGATCAAAGATTCATGATATTCAGGAGTAGATGCACTGTCCAAGGGAGGGTGCGTAATCTGATCAttgatggaggaagttgtactaATGTAGCTTCCACCATTATGGTCAGCAAGCTGAGTTTGCCTACCAAGGAGCACCCCAGTCCATACAAGCTAAGATAGTTAAATAAAAGTTCTGAAGTGAGAGTTGACAAATAGTGCATTGTTCCTTTTTCAATTGGGAAGGTGTACAAGGATGAAGTTTTACGTTATGTGGTCCCTATGGATGCCTGCCACCTGCTGTTGGGAAGGCCATAGGAATTTGACAGGAACACAACTCACCAGGGGAAGGAAAATGTCTATAGTTTCAAGCACAATGGCAAGAAATTCACCCCGAATCCCTTGCCACCAAACCAAAGAGGGTATGGAAGTCCTAATATGCCTGAGGAATTTAATGGAGTATTGTTTCTATCTGAAGCAGCTATGATCAAGGGAGCTAAAGCAAGAACAGCCTGTGCTATTCCTACTGTCAAGGGAAATCAACACTGAGGAGAGTACTGGTGTGCCTGCAGAGGATGAACCTCTAATTCAGAAATACAAGGAGGTTTTTTTCGGCTGAGTTGCCTAGTGGATTACCACCCCTGAGAGGAATTGAGCATCACATAGACCTTGTACCTGGTTTTGTGCTTCCTAACAAGACAGCTTACAAGTGTGATCCCACAATAACCAAGGAACTGCAGCATCAGATTGAAGAGTTAATGGCAAATGGGTTTGTGAGGGAATTATTGAGTCCCTATGCAGTGCCTGCTCTGCTGGTGCTTAAGAAAGATGAAACGTGGAGGATGTGTACTAATAGCAAGGCCATAAACAACATCACAGTCAAATATAGGCTCCCTATTCCAAGGTTAGATGATATGTTGGATGAGCTCAGTGGGGCTCAAATCTTTTCAAAGATAGATCTCAGGCAAAGATATCATCAGATGAGGATAAGAGAAGGTGATGAATAGAAAACAACTTTCAAGACCAAGCATAGACTGTATGAATGgcttgttatgccatttgggttatctaACCCCAAGCACTTTCATGAGGCTAATGACTGAAGTTCTGAGGCCTTGCCTTGGCAAGTTTGTTGtagtatactttgatgacatactcattgttttagcaggattttccctgaaaggatccggcttatTTATTacgtgatcagggtatctagttttATAAATTAGAAGTAAAAATATAAATGGATAATAGAAGAGAATGTAATATAAATTGTGTTATTGTGTTTCTAATATAGGCTAAATACAAATAATGCGTATAAACTCAAATACTAGAGAGAAGATAGAGAGTAACTTGCCAAATATAttgattaattagtataaattagcTGATCCTTTACAACTGTTTGATAATGCTATTTATACTCCTCAAATGCTAACGTTAGATGCTGTTCAACATCCCTTTTGGCCGTTGGCAGCTGCTTGCTGAAATATAGGGCACATtgcctattaatccgcttgacttagtCTTCCTCAACAAACATTGGCTTGTTCTCTTTTACACGATCTAATATGTGAAAATAAGATGcttttggacttggtcttccataAAAGTAGGACATGTGCATTTCCCTTCATGTAACCGTTATGTTGCTTGACAATTCAATCTAGCCTGCTTGAGAGTCCCGCCAGGCTGTTTTGTGCTTTCCTTCCTCGCTAGCagacctttcttccaaggtttaATAGGTTACCTGTCCTGGAATATACTTCACCTGTCAAATAGTCGTCAGATTTATTCGGGTCTTGTTTGCCCCACTCAGCCTAATTATGCCAGGCTAGACTAAGGTCGGTCCAGGCTAATTTGGgctcaacaattgccccttgacatctcTTCCATGCTGGATCCTGCCAgaggtgagatgtcaatttaccgggctagaaaataataaagaatcatAGTTATTTGATGACTCTTAGACTTCTTGTTTGCTATATTTTCTCTAAaaaatctgtaacacccccatataccaaggagccttaacaagaccttccatAGCATATacaggcgttaccatctcggttacccgaggaaagtaataATCAAAAGTCTATAAAAGAACATTTACAATTATTACAAGTGATCTAACCAAACTACTAAAACAAAATATACAACTCCACATCCTTATGTGAACTATCTCTGACGTAACTTGCGATAGACCCATCcctgccaagactccagctatcatccaagacCTCAGCtgaaagaccgactgctcaccataagggataaCGGCTGACACAACAGAATAAACAACGATAAACCACATaaggtcagcaactgaggcaACACGTCAACAACCACAGAcactacacaagtacacaaaacacacacacaccacatctccgatcaatcaccgtcaccgactgtccactagaccagccctgccagtgggggaccgtagccgttaccacctaagccccgctcatcatactgagcgataaccttgtcccattaatgttcacatcccctcccgtggcgggttccacggaaggcgaaactagggcgtgaagccactcccgcaattgactccactcagccgaggacgcacctcgagaaccatagacaatcatTCACAATCTgctgcaccacaacaacaacaaatgaaacaacacaccaaccgattaccataaTCAATAAACCAcactgacactacaatcaacacaacaactgacacactaaacaaccaacagaagctgagtaggcgaacctacctttagccaaccgcaacgATTCCTTGTTCAATCATAGGACATCGACCAAGCAAGCAAaacccctatacaaacagtacacaAGCCTATTACTATCACCACAACCCTACAAGGTacaacaatgacaaagatgatgatgatgacatacctacgcatcgcatatcggcgtcaagaccgctacctgaCTCAAGCACCCTATCCAAGGCACAAGTATCCTCAAAGGCTCTcatggaaggaattatggtgaaggaaATAAGGTAAGGCGAtatctaggtctgaaggaaggaggcggaaatgatttgcgattctatcaaaacatgattataaaccctcgctgaaaagacgctactcgatcgagtaaccaactcactcgatcgagcggcccctactcgatcgagtacccaagctactcgatcgagtagcctcgactagatcgagtaccactcatcccaaGGCCTATCACAACACGAGACACCGCTTGTACGAATTCCTAAAGGTTACAACACGcctctaaggtcggtcaacgggtccttaaaaggatgggtattacagtcttcccctcttaaaaataacttcgtccccgaagttcgactcacccTCCCCCAAACCACACGACAAGAACCAAGGTCGACACCAtcgtttacccgacacaggtcaacaactCTCTCGAAGTATTATCCCACTTCATATgtccatcaaacatcatcatcgtcaACTGCCTAACACACACC from Silene latifolia isolate original U9 population chromosome 2, ASM4854445v1, whole genome shotgun sequence encodes the following:
- the LOC141641408 gene encoding uncharacterized protein LOC141641408 — translated: MVSIAKTSIYYGGVAEDVRKQIGVLTGYSEEQFPFRYLGVTLNPEKLQLINSILFGLENYWCSDLLLPKVVVNLINKLCKDYFWGTQPGKHKMIFQRWHSICSPWQEGGFNINELLSWNKALICKWLWLLSQNRDGIWDKLTKDYNMLDASIWTAQCKPHHAESWRAILKVRDSLLGLVGDQVAVQDVLDSSVLKGRFVISKVYDKLRQKHSKLGWARVLSYPEILPKHKISLIQAAQQVLSTVDKISARGYHLVNRCCLCEGALESHRHLFFRCPFSQAVRRLMLHWLGLTGSWSALALKNWLYRLLPQHGMLSWRCALVFSCLAGLVFTLWEERNNLIFLGRAKKPELLATELQWVLKIRLSASNNPHIRSWLVNK